The sequence GGCAACTGCCTATTGCAACGTTTAGGGCGGTTGACTGACCAATTACCTATGAATGACGAACTTACAACTTCCTGGGAATTACTGCTCAATCAATTGGAAGCCGTTGTTGGCAAACGGCCAACCGATCTGAATGGCGTGCTTTTTTTGATTGGTTTGCAGGAATTGGGCCGAGGCCCGAAACGCTTTTCCAAGGAGCAAAAACAGGATTTATTACACGTGGCTGTTTGCACCGTCTTGAGTCAGTCGGGCTATTATAAACCGACTGGTGTGGACAAAGATGGATGGCCCCAATTTGAGCTATTAAAGCCGCTACCTACTGGCGACATTCTTGCTCAGGAAGATTTATTGAAAGCTAACGCGCTTCGCTATTTCAACTCACAGTTTGCCTAACAAACTATGGCTACTTCATCTTTTGCTGCGATTATGCAGCAGATCGACGAATATAAACGTCGGTACTTTCAGAATAAGCTGATCAAAGGCTCCCTGCTTTTCGTCGGCTTACTGCTGGCAACGTACCTGCTTATTAACACCCTGGAATACTACGGGCGCTTCAGTACGCCCGTTCGCGCTACGCTGTTTTTTGGCTTCGTAGGCCTTTTTCTGGCTGGTGCTTACGGCTATATCATTCAGCCGCTGTTGGGCTTGTATGGGCTACGTAAACCAATCTCCGACGAAGTAGCGGCCCAACAGATCGGGCAGTTTTTTCCCGAGATTGGCGACAAGCTGCTGAACACACTTCAGCTACGGCAGTTGACCAATGATCAAAGCGATCTGCTGCGGGCCAGTATCGAGCAGCGATCGAGTCAGCTGTTGATTACCCGGTTTTCGTCGGCTATTCAGCTCAACAAGAATCAGCGCTTCTTAAAGTTTGCGTTGGCCCCCGCTCTGATCATCGGTGGCATCTTATTGGTGTACCCAGCCTTCTTTACAAAGAGTTCGACGCGGTTGGTTCAGTATAACCGCGAGTTTGTTGAAGAGGCACCTTTTCAGTTTGTGCTCGACTCAAAACGGCTTCAGGCATTTCGGAACGAAGATTTTACATTAAAGCTTCATTTGGAAGGCGACGCTATCCCGCAGACGGTTTATCTGCTCTTAAATGACACGCGCTTCAAGCTCGACAACGTTGGTAAGAACACATATGCCTACACGTTCGACAACGTACAGCGTGATCTTGACTTCAAACTGGAAGCCGCTGGATTCAGCTCACCCAGCTACGAACTCGAACTGCTTGACCGGCCGTCGGTCTTGTCGTTTGACGTTTTCTTAACGTACCCAGCCTATCTGGGCAAACCCGCTGAACAACTGTCGAACGTTGGCAATCTGTTGGTGCCGGAAGGCACGTCGATCCGTTGGAAGTTCCTGGCCGATCATGCCGACTCGTTGGCGGTACGTTTCGTACCAGGTAACACGGTGCGCGCTCAGGAAACGGAGACTAATGCGTTCGGGCTTACGCACCGTGCCACTCAGTCAGGTACGTATTCGCTGAACCTGATGAACAGCCACGCCCGTAATGGGGGAGACCTGACCTATGCGATTCAAGTTATCCCGGATCGGTATCCACAGATCAGTTTGCAGAAAACGCAGGATTCCGTTGCCTACAATTTTATTGGGCTTTACGGCCTTATTACCGACGACTATGGCTTCTCGAATTTGAAATTAGTCGCTACGGTTACGCGGGCAGGTTCACCCGCGAAGCAGACGTTTACACGGCCTATCTCGATCAATACAGGCACCACGTCGCAGAATTACGTTTACAACTGGGCATTAGATAGCCTGAAGCTTCAGCCTAGCGACAAGATTGATTACTACGTGCAGGTGGCCGATAATGACGGCGTACATGGTCCTAAAACGACCCGTTCGGCCGTTATGACCTTCGCCGTGCCTTCAGTCGATCAGTTGCAAAAACAGGTTGATCAGTCTGCCGAAAAAACAGAGCAACAGATGCAGGAGGCGCTCAACACAGCTCAACAGATCAAGAAAGAATTGAACGAGTTGGAAGAGCGGCTTCGCACGAAGAAATCGTCTGATTTTCAGGACAAAAAGCAGCTACAGGATATTCTTCAGAAACGTGAGGAGTTGATGCAAGAGATTGAAAAGCTACAGCAGCAATTCCAGAAAACGCAGGATACGCAGCAACGCATGAATCCACAGCAACAGGAAAGCCTGAAGCAGAAGATGGAACAGTTGCAGAAGTTGCTGGAAAACATGGTTGACCCTGAATCGAAAAAGCTATACGAAGAGCTTAAGCAGATGATGGAGAAAAAGCAGGACGAGCGCGCTTCGGAGTTAATGAACAAATTGAATCGGAAGGAACGCAACCTCGAAAAAGAGCTTGACCGTGCCCTCAAGATGTTCAAGCAGATGCAACAGAATCAGAAGTTTGAGAACGCGATCAAACAACTTGAACAGCAGGCCGATAAGCAGGATAAACTGGCTGAGCAAAACGCGAAGGAGGAAGCAAAGAAAGATCCGGCCGACTTGGAGAAGCAGAAGCAAGAGCAACAGAAGGCAGAGGAGGACTTTAAAAAGCTGATGGAACAGCTCGAGAAAATGCAGCAGGAAGCCGAGAAAGAGAAACTTCAGGCTCCCGATAAGCAGGAAAATGAGCAGTCAGAAATCCAGAAGCAGATGGAGCAATCGAAGCAGGAGCTGGATAAAAAGGATCAAAAGAACGCGTCAAAATCACAGCAGAAAACGTCGAAATCGATGCGCAATATGGCCAAGTCGATGTCGGAGTCGATGGAAGGCATGGACATGAAGAGCATGTCGGAGAACCTGGATGACCTGCGCAATTTGCTCGACAACCTGATCTCACTTTCCTTTTCGCAAGAGCGGCTGATGCGTGATTTCCGGAGCATGAGCCTGCAAGATCCGCGGGTGCTCAAGCTGTCGCAGGAACAGGTCCGTTTGCAGGATAACGCCAAAGTCATTGAAGACAGCTTGAACTCATTGGCTAAACGCGAGCCGCAAATTCAGTCTTTTGTGACGCGCGAACTCACCAATATGCGCTATTACATGGATGAGAGTTCACGTTTCCTGAAGGAGCGTAAGTTGAGTTATGCCTCTGCCCGTCAGCAATCGGCTATGACGTCGATTAACAACTTGTCCTTGATGTTGAATGATGCCTTCAAGCAAATGCAGGATCAGATGAACGCTATGTCAATGCCGGGCTCTGGTAAAAGCAAGGGGAAAAGCAAAGGTAGTCAGCCAATGCCGGGCATCGGTGAGCAGCAACAACAGCTGAATGAACGCATGCAGCAGCTATCACAAAGTGGCAAATCGGGGCGTGCTTTGTCTGAGGAATTATCTCAATTGGCCGCTGAGCAAAGTGCATTGCGTGATATGTTGAAGCAGTTGCAGGAAAAGGCGAAAGGAACCGAAGCAGGCAAATCGCAGGCTCAGCAAGTCGAAGATTTGCAGAAGAAAATGGAGGAGACCGAAACTGATTTGGTTAATAAGCGGCTAAACCCATCGGTCATCAACCGGCAAAAAGATGTCCTGACCCGCCTGCTTGAATCGGAGAAAGCGTTGCGCCAACAAGAAGAGGATCCAAAACGTCAGGCAGAAGCGGCTAAACAACAGAAAGTTAGTCAGCCTTCGTTTGTGTTGCCCGACTCACAGAATCGTTCTCGTCAAGTTGAAGCATTGCGAACTGTTTCACCAGCTTATAACTTATTCTATAAGCGTGAGTCGAACCGTTATTTGCAAAAGCTCACCAAGTGAGTTTTGTGAAAAGTTTCCACGTGAAACATTTTTAGATTTTCCACAATGTTCAATACGTACGATGTCATCGTAGTAGGAGCAGGGCATGCCGGTTGTGAAGCTGCTCATGCCGCGGGAACCATGGGTTCTTCGGTGCTTCTGATTACCATGAACATGCAAACCATCGCACAGATGTCGTGTAACCCCGCTATGGGTGGAGTTGCCAAAGGACAAATCGTGCGAGAGATTGATGCCCTCGGCGGACAGTCAGGTATTATCAGCGACAAAACGATGATTCAGTTTCGCATGCTGAATCGGTCAAAAGGGCCTGCCATGTGGAGCCCGCGTTGTCAAAGCGACCGGATGCTGTTTGCGCAGGAATGGCGCGATACGCTCGAACGAAACCCGAACGTCGATTTTTGGCAGGATACGGTCAACGAAATTCTCGTTAAAGATGGCCGCGTGACTGGCGTGAAAACGGCAATGGGTGTCGAGATTATGGCCAAAACAGTTGTGCTCACCAACGGTACATTTCTGAACGGACGCATGTTCATCGGCGAAAAAACGTTTGGTGGCGGCCGTACAGGCGAACGGTCAGCAACTGGTTTAACGGAGCAGTTAGTTCAACTAGGCTTCGAATCAGGCCGGATGAAAACCGGAACGCCCCCTCGAATTGACGGCCGAAGCCTCGATTATAGCCGTATGGAAGAACAGCCGGGCGACGAAATTCCCGGCAAATTTTCTTACACGGATACTGTACCACTGACCAAACAACGGTCGTGTTGGATCACCTATACCGAACAAGGTGTACATGACGTACTGAAAGAAGGCTTCGAACAATCGCCCATGTTTACCGGGCGAATCAAGGGTTTAGGGCCGCGTTATTGCCCATCAATCGAAGACAAAATCAATCGCTTTGCAGACAAAGATCGCCATCAGATCTTCGTGGAACCCGAAGGCTGGAACACGGTCGAGGTTTATGTAAACGGGTTTTCGACCTCATTGCCGGAGGTGATACAGTACAGGGCGTTAACGAAAATCGCCGGATTTGAGAATGCAAAAATGTTCCGACCGGGCTATGCAGTCGAGTATGATTTCTTCCCACCGACTCAACTCAAGCCCACACTCGAAACACATATCGTTGCGAATCTCTTCTTTGCCGGGCAGATTAACGGAACAACGGGCTACGAAGAAGCGGCTTGCCAAGGCTTGATGGCTGGCATCAATGCACATCAAAATGCGCATGAAGAAAAGCCCTTCACAGTAGGCCGGTCAGAAGGGTACATCGGGGTGTTGATCGACGATCTGATTACAAAAGGGACCGAAGAGCCATACCGCATGTTCACATCGCGCGCTGAATTCCGCACCCTGCTGCGGCAAGACAATGCCGACCTGCGACTGACGGAAAAAGGTTACAGTATCGGCTTAGCCAGTGAAGACCGGGTGGAACGTACCCGGGCTAAACAGGCAGCAGTTGAGTCGCTAAGACAAGAACTGCGCGACATCAAACTTCGGCCCGACGAAGTCAACGGCTGGCTGGAAAGTAAAAACTCGTCGGCTCTTCGCGAAAAGGCACCGCTTTACAATCTGGTTAAGCGCCCAGAACTCGACACCGACGACATCGCGGAATTGATTGAGATGGCCTACGAAAAAACAGATGGAGCCGCAGCGGTCTTGCTTTCACGCGACGTTTTGGAACAAACGGTCATCGAAGTGAAGTACGACGATTATCTGGCCAGAGAACGTGAGAACGCGGCCAAGCTCAGTCGCTGGGAAAACCTGGACATACCAGGTACGTTCGACTTTGACAAAGTGAAAGCCTTGTCTTTTGAAGGGCGTGAAAAACTAAAAAAGCTTCGACCCAACACCATCGGTCAGGCTACCCGGATTAGTGGCGTCAGCCCATCCGACATTTCCATTTTGTTAGTTTACATGGGTCGTTGATTGTGGAAGAACTCACCACGTGCCCCGTCTGTGGAGGCGGGGCATTTACACCATACATTACTTGCCAGGATCATCTGGTCAGCCAGCAACCCTTCCAGATTCAGCGCTGCGAGCAGTGCCAGTTGCTCTTCACTAACCCGCGTCCTACACCCGACACTATCGGCTCGTATTACAAATCGGACGCTTACATTTCACACGACGATACCCGCCAAGGGCTGATGGACACCGTGTACCGAATGGTGCGTTCCTACACCTTGCAGGAGAAAGAAAAGCTGATTCGTCGGCTTGCCGGTAGGGTAGGGGCTATGCTTGATTATGGCTGCGGCACGGGTGCCTTCCTAGCACAATGCCAGGAAAAAGGCTGGACAATCACCGGTTACGAACCCGACCCGGATGCTCGCCGTCTCGCTGAGCAACGTACCCAAACGACCGTCTTAAAAGACCTTAATGACATACAGGCCGTTGCAAGCCTCGACGTTATTACGTTGTGGCACGTGCTGGAACACGTGCCTGATCTTCACAGTACACTTGCCCGTTTGGCATCATCGCTACGGTCAGGAGGTGCTTTGGTGATCGCAGTGCCTAATCCAGAATCGGTTGATGCGAAGCAATACGAGACAAATTGGGCTGCCTACGACGTACCCAGACACCTGTACCATTTCACGCCAAAAGTCCTGAAAGCGTTGCTCGGGAAGCACGGTCTTACACTGGAACAACAATTACCCATGCGTTTCGATGCCTACTACATAGCCATGTTGAGCACGCAGCATCGAGACGGGAAAACCAATTATCTTGAAAGCCTGCAACAAGGCTGGCGATCCAATGCGTCGGCTAGTCGCACCGGCAATTACTCAAGCCTGACTTATGTATTCAGAAAACCCTAATCTCAATCATCCTGCTGCTCAATATCGAACGCCCTCTTTGTGGGGCGTTTTCTTGTTACTCTTCATCGCCGTGATGGCCAGCCGCTGTGCGCAGGTAGCCCAACCACCAGGGGGTAAGAAAGACACACTGGCCCCTAAACTGATTGCCAGCATTCCAAAAATGCGAGCTACCAATGTAAAGCCGAAGCAGGTCGAGTTGTATTTTGATGAATACATCAATGCCGAAAATTTTAGCCAGAAAACAATCATCACCCCTGGGAGCGGCATTACGTTCGACAGCCGGATTAAGCCTACCGGCGTGGTACTGATCTTTAATGAACCACTGAAAGACAGTACTACCTACACCATCAGCTTCACGGATGGGATCAAGGATGCGAGCGAACGCAATCCAGCGACTAATCTGAAGTTGGTCTTCAGCACCGGGCCTCAACTAGATTCGCTCAACATTAGTGGACGCGTGACAAACATCCTCAGCGGCACCACAGTGGAAGATGCCTTGGTGGGTCTGTACGCACCCAATGATACGCTCGATGCCCAACGCACAAAGCCCATTTACTACAGCAAAACTGACACATCAGGGTTGTTTTCCATCGAAAATATCAAAGCGGGGGAGTACGATATTCTGGCGTTCACCGATCGAAATTCCAACTTCGTTTTCAATCCGGACAAAGAGGAGATCGGCTTCTATAGCCAGCGAATCAGCCTGACGAAAAACGTGAATGACGTCGCACTGACGCTTTTTCCACAGAACACATCGCCAGTGCGCATTAGTCGAAGTGAGTCCCGATCGGACGCCTATACCATCAATCTAAACAAAGGTATCGCCAGCTATTCTGCTCGTTTTCGCAATTCAGCTGATAGTCTACCGTCGTTCCTGCAAAGCCCAACCCAGGTCAAATTTTTCCGTACCAAGCAGACCACTGATACGCTCTCTATTCAACTTGCGGTGGAGGATTCGCTGGGGCAACGCTATTCGTTACGGCACACCATCAATTTTCGGCAAAAAAGCAAACGCGAAAAACCGGAGGATTTCGTCGTAAAAGTGTCACCGCCAAATAGCGATGCGGTTGAGCCCAACTTTGAGTGGACCGTCTCGTTCAGCAAGCCGGTAAAAACGATTCGGAATGAACAAGTGCAGTTTTCGATCGACAGTCTTAGCACCGCCAATTTGGCTAGCTATACATCGGTACTTGGCCTGAGCGATACCGAACTCAAGACGCAGGTAACGACCAAAGCCAAAAAATTCATTCGAATCAAATGGCAAAAAGACGCCTTCGAAAGTGTGCTAGGCGATACGGTCGCTGTGAATACAATAACGTACCCAATTGTTAACCCAGAGAATTTCGGTATCCTTCGCGGACGCGTTACCACCAAAGAGCCCAACTTCTTTGTAGAACTGGTGGATGAGCGACAAACGGTAATACGTACACTACGAAACACGGCCACTTATGAGTTCAAGAACCTAAAACCGGCCAAGTACCGGCTTCGGCTCATTATCGACCGAAACAACAATGGGAAATGGGATACCGGGCGGTACGATCAGCGTCTACAGCCCGAACCCATCTACTACTATCCCGGCGGCCTGATCAACGTGAAGCAAAACTTTGAATTGGAGGAGATCAACCTGAGCGATCAATAGCCTTTTTAAGCTGTATCGGAAAAGGTCAATAAAAACTCGATTATTAGCCGATTTTGGGTGGAAAAGTAGGTGGAAAAGTAGCGCCTATACGTGGATAACGCTCAAGCTTCATCACCCGAAATGTGAATTACCAGCGCGTTCTTCACATTGGGGCCTTATCCACATCAGGCTGTGTTTAAAATTGGCGCTTCATCAACCGTTCCTGAACAGGTTATCAGCGATGTGAATTGTGGAGAGGTGCTATCCACATATACACCCTGCCAAAATGTGGATATGGTTGATAACTTTATAAAGCCTTGATAGAAACAGGAAAAGACGGTGAATATCTGTTAGATAGGTGTGGAAAACTCAAGCAGGTTGTTCACAGTTGGCATAGAATTTAGTGGATAAAAACCTTGTTCACATATGCACAAGGCTAATACCTACAATAACGTTTTTAAAGAAACTTATTTATAAAATGAAAAATAGGGTGTGTGGAAAGGTGTTGTTGCTTGTCTTGCTGCTGGCTGGCCCCTGGCTGCACGCACAAACCGAACAAGGGTTGGCCGATGAGTACTTTCGAAATGGGGAGTATGAGAAGGCCGCCGCCGAATACGGAAAGCATATTCAGAAAAACGAAGAACAGGGCGGTCCCTCGTGGCCAACGGTGGTCAAGTACATCACCAGCCTGGACCGGGCCAAGAAACGCGACGAGTCAGACCGGCAATTGAAAAAATGGTTGAAGGCTACGGGTAACCTCAAAACCTATGCGTTGGTGCTTACGGGTAGTCAGGCGCAGGAAAAGGGCGATTCCGTAGCGGCCAACAAAAACTTTTCAACGGCTTTTGAAGCGGTTAAGACCAACCCATTGCAAATTACCCGGCTTGGCGAACTGATGACCGACGTTGGCGCGACCAACTGGGCCATCCAATCGTTTGAGCAGGCGCAAAAGGTCGTGGGTGACCCACTGTTGCGGGCAGAAGAGTTAGCGGCGCTCTATCGCGCTAAAAACGACATAAAACGGTGGGTAGAGACCCTGCTGCCGCTCGCCCAACGTCCCGACAAGCGCGAGGCCGTTCAGATCGCTTATCAGGGCGTGATCAACACCCGTGATGAGCCTATCCTTGAGCAGGTGCTTTATGACCGGGTGCAAAAGGAGCCGGAGTCGATCCCGACAAACGACATGCTGACCTGGTACTTTCTACAAAAGCAAAAGTTCAGCCGGGCACTTATGCAGGAGAAAGCCGTCGACAAACGGTTGAAGCTTTCCGG comes from Fibrella aestuarina BUZ 2 and encodes:
- a CDS encoding DUF4175 family protein; protein product: MATSSFAAIMQQIDEYKRRYFQNKLIKGSLLFVGLLLATYLLINTLEYYGRFSTPVRATLFFGFVGLFLAGAYGYIIQPLLGLYGLRKPISDEVAAQQIGQFFPEIGDKLLNTLQLRQLTNDQSDLLRASIEQRSSQLLITRFSSAIQLNKNQRFLKFALAPALIIGGILLVYPAFFTKSSTRLVQYNREFVEEAPFQFVLDSKRLQAFRNEDFTLKLHLEGDAIPQTVYLLLNDTRFKLDNVGKNTYAYTFDNVQRDLDFKLEAAGFSSPSYELELLDRPSVLSFDVFLTYPAYLGKPAEQLSNVGNLLVPEGTSIRWKFLADHADSLAVRFVPGNTVRAQETETNAFGLTHRATQSGTYSLNLMNSHARNGGDLTYAIQVIPDRYPQISLQKTQDSVAYNFIGLYGLITDDYGFSNLKLVATVTRAGSPAKQTFTRPISINTGTTSQNYVYNWALDSLKLQPSDKIDYYVQVADNDGVHGPKTTRSAVMTFAVPSVDQLQKQVDQSAEKTEQQMQEALNTAQQIKKELNELEERLRTKKSSDFQDKKQLQDILQKREELMQEIEKLQQQFQKTQDTQQRMNPQQQESLKQKMEQLQKLLENMVDPESKKLYEELKQMMEKKQDERASELMNKLNRKERNLEKELDRALKMFKQMQQNQKFENAIKQLEQQADKQDKLAEQNAKEEAKKDPADLEKQKQEQQKAEEDFKKLMEQLEKMQQEAEKEKLQAPDKQENEQSEIQKQMEQSKQELDKKDQKNASKSQQKTSKSMRNMAKSMSESMEGMDMKSMSENLDDLRNLLDNLISLSFSQERLMRDFRSMSLQDPRVLKLSQEQVRLQDNAKVIEDSLNSLAKREPQIQSFVTRELTNMRYYMDESSRFLKERKLSYASARQQSAMTSINNLSLMLNDAFKQMQDQMNAMSMPGSGKSKGKSKGSQPMPGIGEQQQQLNERMQQLSQSGKSGRALSEELSQLAAEQSALRDMLKQLQEKAKGTEAGKSQAQQVEDLQKKMEETETDLVNKRLNPSVINRQKDVLTRLLESEKALRQQEEDPKRQAEAAKQQKVSQPSFVLPDSQNRSRQVEALRTVSPAYNLFYKRESNRYLQKLTK
- a CDS encoding class I SAM-dependent methyltransferase — its product is MEELTTCPVCGGGAFTPYITCQDHLVSQQPFQIQRCEQCQLLFTNPRPTPDTIGSYYKSDAYISHDDTRQGLMDTVYRMVRSYTLQEKEKLIRRLAGRVGAMLDYGCGTGAFLAQCQEKGWTITGYEPDPDARRLAEQRTQTTVLKDLNDIQAVASLDVITLWHVLEHVPDLHSTLARLASSLRSGGALVIAVPNPESVDAKQYETNWAAYDVPRHLYHFTPKVLKALLGKHGLTLEQQLPMRFDAYYIAMLSTQHRDGKTNYLESLQQGWRSNASASRTGNYSSLTYVFRKP
- the mnmG gene encoding tRNA uridine-5-carboxymethylaminomethyl(34) synthesis enzyme MnmG, with the translated sequence MFNTYDVIVVGAGHAGCEAAHAAGTMGSSVLLITMNMQTIAQMSCNPAMGGVAKGQIVREIDALGGQSGIISDKTMIQFRMLNRSKGPAMWSPRCQSDRMLFAQEWRDTLERNPNVDFWQDTVNEILVKDGRVTGVKTAMGVEIMAKTVVLTNGTFLNGRMFIGEKTFGGGRTGERSATGLTEQLVQLGFESGRMKTGTPPRIDGRSLDYSRMEEQPGDEIPGKFSYTDTVPLTKQRSCWITYTEQGVHDVLKEGFEQSPMFTGRIKGLGPRYCPSIEDKINRFADKDRHQIFVEPEGWNTVEVYVNGFSTSLPEVIQYRALTKIAGFENAKMFRPGYAVEYDFFPPTQLKPTLETHIVANLFFAGQINGTTGYEEAACQGLMAGINAHQNAHEEKPFTVGRSEGYIGVLIDDLITKGTEEPYRMFTSRAEFRTLLRQDNADLRLTEKGYSIGLASEDRVERTRAKQAAVESLRQELRDIKLRPDEVNGWLESKNSSALREKAPLYNLVKRPELDTDDIAELIEMAYEKTDGAAAVLLSRDVLEQTVIEVKYDDYLARERENAAKLSRWENLDIPGTFDFDKVKALSFEGREKLKKLRPNTIGQATRISGVSPSDISILLVYMGR
- a CDS encoding Ig-like domain-containing domain, producing the protein MYSENPNLNHPAAQYRTPSLWGVFLLLFIAVMASRCAQVAQPPGGKKDTLAPKLIASIPKMRATNVKPKQVELYFDEYINAENFSQKTIITPGSGITFDSRIKPTGVVLIFNEPLKDSTTYTISFTDGIKDASERNPATNLKLVFSTGPQLDSLNISGRVTNILSGTTVEDALVGLYAPNDTLDAQRTKPIYYSKTDTSGLFSIENIKAGEYDILAFTDRNSNFVFNPDKEEIGFYSQRISLTKNVNDVALTLFPQNTSPVRISRSESRSDAYTINLNKGIASYSARFRNSADSLPSFLQSPTQVKFFRTKQTTDTLSIQLAVEDSLGQRYSLRHTINFRQKSKREKPEDFVVKVSPPNSDAVEPNFEWTVSFSKPVKTIRNEQVQFSIDSLSTANLASYTSVLGLSDTELKTQVTTKAKKFIRIKWQKDAFESVLGDTVAVNTITYPIVNPENFGILRGRVTTKEPNFFVELVDERQTVIRTLRNTATYEFKNLKPAKYRLRLIIDRNNNGKWDTGRYDQRLQPEPIYYYPGGLINVKQNFELEEINLSDQ